The genomic DNA TGTCTCCAACCTGTTCACCGATCTTGATCTGACGGACATGGAGACCTGCTACAAGGTCTACCGCCGCGAACTGATCCAGTCCTTCGACCTCCAGGAGAAGCGGTTCGGCATCGAGCCGGAGATGGTCTCGCGGCTGGCCCAGTCGGGCGCGCGGGTCTACGAGCGCGGCATCTCCTACGCGGGCCGCACCTATGAAGAGGGCAAGAAGATCGGCTGGCGCGACGGCGTGCGCGCCCTTTACTGCCTCTTCCACTACAACGCCCACTGCGCGCCGCTGCCCCTGCAACTGCTCATCTATTTCTTCATCGGCGTGACCGCGGCCATCGTCAACACGGCCGTCTTCCTGGCCCTGCTCCCGGCCATGGCAACGGGCATGGCCGCGGCCCTGGCCTTTGTCATCGCTGCCGGAGCCAACTACTGGCTGTGCATCAAGGTTCTCTTCCGCCACGAGAGCCGCTGGAGCGCGCCGGGGGAGCTGGCCGTGTACGGCGCATCCGTGGCCGTGCTCTGCGCGCTCGACGTGGGCATCACCCTGGGCCTGATCGGCCTGGGACTCTCGCCGCTGGGGGCCAAGCTCATCGCCACCCTGATCGGATTCGTCCTGAACTTCCTGGCGCGCAGGATGCTCGTGTTTCCGGAAAAATCCAGGCTCAATCTCTAGCCGTGGAATGAAGCGACAATGACCCCAATCAACGCCTCCACCAATGACCGCAACCGGACCATCCTCATCATCCTGGGCATCTTTCTGCTCAGCGTGGCCGTGCGCGTGCTCACCGCCGAATACATCGACATCGGCGGCGACAACTCGGAGAAATGGAGGCAGGCGCACCGGCTGGTCGAGGGGCTGGGCTACTCGGTCTGGTACCAGCAGACCGTGCGCTGGGCCATCATGCTCCCCCTGGCAGGCATCATCAAGGCGTTCGGCCTCAATCCGGTCCTGGCCTACATCCAGCCGATCCTCTTCTCGTCAGCCGCGGCAGTGTTCATCTTCCTCATCGGGCAACGGCTGCACAGCCGCAGCCTCGGCCTGACCGCCGCCCTGGCCACCATCATCTTCCCGCAGATGGCCCAGACCGGCAGCCAGCTCTGGCCCGGCGTCTTCGAGCTGGGCTTTCTGTCCCTGTGCGTCTGGCTGATCCTCGTCTGGCTCGACACCCGGTCGCGGACCACCCTTGTCCTGGCCGCCCTGGCCTTCTTCCTCGGCTGGGGGAGCCGGGTGACCATGATCTACGCCGCTCCGGGGCTGGCCCTGCTCATCTGGCTGCCCGGCAGGAACTACAAGGCCCTGTTCAGCTTCGGCGCCGTCGTGGCCGCCCTGTTCCTGGTGGAGTGGGCGGTCTTCTGGCAGATCACGGGCAACCCCATGGGCCGCATCGGCATCATTACCGGCACCCACATCCAGTCCGCCGGGCTGGACATCACGCTGACAGAATATCTCCTGAGCTTCCTCAAGCTGTCCAAGCTCAAGGGGCTGGTTGCGGTCTGGGTCGCCTGCCTTGGCGGCGCAGTCTATGTGGCGGCGCGGGGCGACAGCCGTTGGCGCGCCCTGGCCCTGCTCTATGTCATCTACACGTTCCTGCTGCTCTACATGATCTCCGGCGTTTCCCCGCTCAAGCTGGCCATGCCGGTAGGCACCCGCTTCTGGGGCGTTGTCGCTCCCTTTGGCCTGCTGCTCCTGCTGCGCGCGCTTTTCGACCTGAAAGAGGTCCGGCCACGGACGGCCATGGCACTCATGGGCCTCGTCTTCGCGGCCTTCCTCGGATTCACCGCCAAGAAGATCCCGCCCGTGAACTCCCTGGCCCAGATCAGCCGCGACTACGGCCTGCTCGCGCCCATCCTGGCCGAACGCAAGCCCGTGCTCATGCGCTACGAGCACTGGCAGCCCGACTTCATCGAGGAGCACATCATCGCGGCCATCACCGGCAAACGCGGCACCCGCGTCCCGCGCGAGGACCATGTGCTGGCGGCCATACACCGCAACCACGCGCGCATGATCGCCCTGTTCCTCCCGGACGTGTCGCAGTACGACGCCTATCTTGAGGCTGACACGCTCACGGCCACGGACTATACCACCTATCTCTTCACGCCTCCCGGCGCAGCCCCGGACGAACCGCCCGCCGCGGAAATCATCTACGGACGCAAACTGCACAGGGCGATCGCCCTGCCCCGATAGGCACGACCCCAACACGGGGCAGCGCGTTGACGCTGCCCGGCATGACATAATGAAAGACACCCTTGACCTGACCACTTACGAACCACGGCGCATACTCGTCTGCCAACTGCGGCAGATCGGCGACGTGGTGCTCGCCACGCCGTCCATCCGGATGCTGCGCCAGCGCTATCCCCAGGCGCAGATCCATGTGCTGACCGAGAAAAAATGCGCTTCGGTGCTGGAAAACAATCCGCACATCGACCATGTCTGGGCCATTGACAAGATAGCATTGCGCAATCCTCTGAAGGCCCTGGCCTTTTATGCCCGTGTCGGGCGGTCCGGCTATGACCTCGTGGTGGATTTCCAGCAACTGCCCCGGTGCCGCTGGGTGCTCATGTTCTCGCGCGCGCCGGTCAAGCTGACCGTGGAGCCCTCCTGGTACAACCGGCCTTTCTACACCCACTGGAGCAAACCGGTCTACGGCTACGCGGCCCTGTGCAAGGCAGGAGTGCTCGGCCCGCTGGGCATCGCCTGGGACGGCATGCCGCCGGAAATCTGGCTGACCGACAAGGAAAAGGACTGGGCCAAAGACTTCATCACCGCCGAGGGAATGGCCCCGGAGCGGTTCGTCACCGTGGACCCGAGCCACCGCCGAATCACCCGGCAGTGGCCCGCCCGGCACTTCGCAGGGCTCATCCGGCTGATGCGCGAGGCCCATCCGCAGCTCAAGTTTCTCGTTCTCTACGGCCCCGGCGAGCAGGAAGTGGCCCGCGAGGTGGCTGATCTGGCAGGAGAAGGCGTCATTGTCCCGGACCGCATGCTCTCCCTGCGCGAGATGGCGGCGGTGCAGGCCAGGGCCGCGCTGCACCTTGGCAACTGCTCCGCGCCCAGGCACTTTGCCGTGGCCGTGGGCACGCCCTCGCTGATCATCCACGGGGCCACCGGTTTCGGCTGGCGCTTCCCGTCCGAGCAGCACGTCAGCACCACCAACCGGCTCGACTGCTTCTCCTGCAACAAGAACCACTGTGAAACGAGACAATGCCTTGAGGAGTGCCATCCTGAGGAGTGCATCGCCGAAGCCCTCCGGCTCCTGACCTTCAAGATGGCCTGATCCGTCCCGCCTTATCCGTCCCGGCGGACCGGAGTCATCCCCGCCTTGCCTTCCGCGTGGTGCGGATATATATACTGGCCCAGCATACGCGCTTGTTTCCCCACTGCAAAAAGCGAAAGAGCCATGAATCTATCCAAGAAAAAAATCCTGGTCACCGGGGCCGACGGCTTCATCGGCTCGCATCTGGTGGAGCATCTTGTCCGCCAGGGACACTCGGTGCGGGCGTTCGTCCTCTACAATTCCTTCAACTCCTGGGGCTGGCTCGACGAGTCGGCCCGCGAGATCACGGACGCGATCGAGATATTCGCCGGAGACATCCGCGATCCCAACGGCGTGCGCGAATCCATGAAGGGGTGCGACGTGGTCCTGCATCTGGCCGCGCTCATCGCCATCCCCTACTCCTACCACTCGCCCGACACCTATGTGGACACCAACGTCAAGGGCACCCTCAACGTGGTTCAGGCGGCCCGCGACCTGGGCGTGGAGCGCGTGGTCCACACCTCCACCAGCGAGGTCTACGGCACGGCCCGCTTCGTGCCCATCACCGAGGACCATCCGCTCCAGGGCCAATCGCCCTACTCGGCCACCAAGATCGGCGCGGACCAGATCGCCATGAGCTTTCACAACGCCTTCGAGATCCCGGTCTCCATCATCCGCCCCTTCAACACCTATGGCCCCCGCCAGAGCGCGCGGGCGGTCATCCCCACGGTCATCACCCAGATCGCGAGCGGGACGCGCCAGATCAAGCTGGGAGCCCTCACCCCGACCCGCGACTTCAACTACGTCATGGACACGGTGCGCGGCTTCGAGGCCGTGGCCGCGTCCGACGCCTGCGTGGGCGAGGTGGTCAACGTGGGCAGCGGCTTCGAGGTTTCCATAGGCGACACGGCCCGGGCCATTGCCGAGGTCATGGGCGCGGACATCGAGATCGTCTGCGACCAGCAGCGGCTGCGCCCGGAAAAGAGCGAGGTCGAACGCCTTTTCGCTGGCAATGCCAAAGTCCTTGAGCTGTGCGGCTGGGCACCGGAATTCGGCGGACTCGACGGCTTCAAGCGCGGCCTTAAGCTGACCGCCCAGTGGTTCGCCGAGCCAGGGAATCTGCGCCGCTACAAGTCGGACACCTACAACATCTAGGATTCGCCGTGCAGCGCATCACCGCCTTTATCCGGCACCTCTACGGCGAGCCGGACGCCTTCATCCCGCTCCATGCGCCAGTCTTTGCGGGCCGCGAGCGCGAGTACCTGTGCGACTGCGTGGACACCACCTTTGTCTCCAGCGTGGGCAAGTACGTGGACCGTTTCGAACAGATGACCGCCGACTATACCGGAGCGGGACGCGCCGTGGCCGTGGTCAACGGCACCTGCGCCCTGGAAATGGCGCTCCGCCTGTTGGATGTCGGCCCCGGCGATCTGGTGCTGACCCAGGCCCTGACCTTTGTAGCCACGGCCAACGCCATTGCCCACACCGGGGCCACCCCGGTCTTTCTGGACTCAGACCCGGACACCCTGGGCCTGAGCCCGGACGCGCTCCTGCGCTTCCTTCAGAACGATCAGGCCACAGGCCGCCGCGTGGGGGCCTGCGTCCCGGTCCACATCCTGGGCCACGCCTGCCGCATCCGCGAGATCTGCGAAATCTGCGCGGCCTGGAACATCCCGGTGGTGGAGGACGCGGCAGAAGCGCTGGGCTCCACCCTGAACGGCAAGCACCTGGGCACCTTCGGGCAGGTCGGCGTGCTCAGCTACAACGGCAACAAGACCATCACCACGGGCGGCGGCGGAATGCTCCTGACCGACGACCCGGCCCTTGGCGCGCGGGCAAAGCACCTGACCACCACGGCCAAGCAGCCCCACCCGTGGGAGTTTCGCCACGACGAACCGGGCTGGAACTTCCGCATGCCCAACATCAACGCCGCCCTGGGCTGCGCCCAGATGGAGCGGCTGGACGACATCCTGCGCGACAAGCGGGAAATCGCCTCGGCCTACCGCGATTTCTTCACCTCGTTCAACGGCGCGCAGTACCTTGACGCGCCCACCGGGTGCGACGCCAACTTCTGGCTGAACACCGTACTCTTCGAAGACAACACCCGGCGCGACGAGTTCCTGGAATTTTCCAACGCACACGGCGTCATGACCCGTCCCCTGTGGACACTGATGCCGGAGCTGCCCATGTTCCGCGACAACGCCCGCGACGACCTGTCCGTTGCCAGGAACAGCTGCGACCGCGCCGTCAACCTGCCCAGCGGACCACGCCTGCGGGGGGTGCAATCATGAGCCACGCCCCGGTCCTGATCATCGCCGAGGCGGGCGTGAACCACAACGGCGACCTGGACATCGCCCGCCGCCTCATCGACGCGGCGGCACGCGCCGGGGCCGACGCGGTCAAGTTCCAGACCTTCCGGGCCGACGAAATCGTCACCGCCGGGGCACAAAAGGCTGAGTACCAGAAGCAGGCCTCTGGAGCGACCGAGCCACAGAGAAACGAGTCGCAGCTGGATATGCTGCGCAGGCTTGAACTGGACGAAACAGCCCACCGCCTGCTTGCAGCCCACTGCCAGAAGCAGGGCATCGAATTCCTGTCCACCCCCTTTGACGCGCACAGCCTGGACATGCTCCTTGGCATGGGCGTGCGGATCATCAAGATCCCCTCGGGCGAGATCACCAACCTGCCCTACCTGCGCCAAGCCGGGGCCAAGGGCAGGCCCGTCATCCTGTCCACGGGCATGGCAACCCTGGCCGAGATCAGGGACGCGGTGGCGGTACTCGAAGCGGCAGGCACCCCGCGGACCGCGATCACCCTGCTCCACTGCAACACCCAGTACCCGACCCCGTTTCAGGACGCCAACCTCCTGGCCGTGCGCACCCTGGCCCGCGAATTCCCGGACTGCCCGGCGGGCTATTCCGACCACACGGCGGGCATCGCCTGCCCCATTGCCGCCGTGGCCCTCGGCGCGCGCGTCATCGAAAAGCATTTCACGCTCGACCAGACCATGCCCGGCCCGGACCACGCGGCCTCCATCGTCCCGGACGAACTGACCGCCATGGTCGCCGCCATCCGGGAGATCGAGCTGGCCCTTGGCACCGGGGTCAAAGAGCCGAGCGACAGCGAACGCGCCAACATCGGCATAGCCCGCCGCTACCTTGTGGCAACCCGTCCCATCCGTCGCGGCGAACCTTTTGACGCGACCAACGTGGCGGCCAAGCGGACCGGCACGGGCGGCGTCTCCCCCATGCGCTGGGACGAGATCATGGGCGCGCCCGCGCCCAGGGATTTCGAACCAGGGGAGGCCATCGAGCCATGAACATCTGCGTCTTCACCGGCACCCGCGCCGAATATGGCCTGCTCAAGCCGATCATGGACCGTATCCGGGCGGACAACGGCCTCACCCTGTCGCTCATCGTCTCGGGTTCGCACCTTTCGCCCCGCCACGGCCACACCGTGGACGCCATCCTGGCCGACGGCTTCACGCCGGACGCCCTGGTGCCGCTCCCCCTTGAGGACGACACGCCGCTTGGCACGGCCCGCGCCCTGGGCGTGGGCGTGGGCGAATACGCCAATGCGCTGGAGCGCATCAAACCGGACATGCTCGTCGTGCTGGGCGACCGCTACGAGACCTTTGCCTGCGCCACGGCTGCGGCCCTGATCCGGGTACCTGTGGCCCATCTGCACGGCGGCGAGACCACCGAGGGTGCAGTGGACGAATTCTTCCGGCATGCCGTCACCAAGATGGCCCACCTCCACTTCGCCTCCTGCGAGAAGCACCGGCAGCGCATCATCCAGCTCGGCGAACACCCGGACACCGTGTTCGATGTCGGGGCAGTGGGTGTCGAGATCGCCCTGTCCCTGCCCCTCCTGAGCAGGACGGAGCTGGAATCGGCCATCGGTTTCGCCATGGGCGACAAGTGCCTGCTGACCACCTACCACCCCGTGACCCTCGGCGACGACGGACCGGAACAGGTGCAGCAATTCTTCGCCGGGCTCGAAACAGTCCTCGGGCAGGACCGGGAAGTCACGGTCATCCTGACCGGAGCCAATGCCGACCCAGGCGCATCAGCCATCGACGCCGCAGCGGCCCGACTGGCCGGGCGTCATCCGGGCCGGGTCCACGCGGCTGCGTCCCTGGGCCAGTTGCGCTACCTCTCGGCCATGAAGCACTGCGCGGCAGTGGTGGGCAACTCGTCCTCCGGCATCATCGAGGCGCCGAGCCTGGGCGTCCCCACGGTCAATGTCGGCTCCAGACAGCAGGGCCGCGAACGGGCGGCCAGCGTGCTCGACTGCCCGGCCAAGGCCGAGGCCGTGGCCCGGACCATCAGTCGTGCCCTTGCCCCGCCCACCGGCGACATTGTCAAGGCGGCCCGAAACCCGTATGAAAAGACCGGGACGAGCCAGCGCATCGTCGCGGAGATCAAAAAGCGTGGCCCGGGAACTGTCAAATCATTCCACGACATCAAGCCATGCCCGCAAGGCGGCAATGGCGAGGGACACCATTCATGAAGGATTGGAGAAAAGCGGTCATCCCCCTGACCGCCACCGTGCGCGACGCCGTGGAGGCGCTGACCCTGTCGAGCGTGCAGATAGCCCTGGTGGCCCGCGAAAACGGCCACCTTGACGGCGTCATCACCGACGGCGACATCCGCCGCGGCCTGCTGGCGGGCAAGACCCTGAAATCACCGGCCCGCGAAGTGATGGAGACCAATTTCTTCACAGCGCGCGAGAGCGATGATCCGGCGGTCCTGCTGGCCACCATGCGCGAGCGGGACTTCCGACAGGTGCCGCTGCTCGACGCGGACGGGTGCCTTGTGGGGCTGCGCACGCTCATGGACATGATCACCCCGCCCAAGCGCGACAACTGGGTGGTGCTCATGGCCGGCGGCTTGGGCCAGCGGTTGCGCCCCCTGACCGAGGACTGCCCCAAGCCGCTGCTGTCCGTGGGCGGCAAACCCCTGCTCGAAACCATCCTCGGCCAGTTCGTGGAGCACGGATTCGAAAAATTCTACATCTCGGTCAACTACCGGGCCGAGATGGTCGAGGCGCATTTCGGCGACGGCTCGCGCCACAACGTGGAGATCCGCTACCTGCGCGAGAACGAGCAGCTCGGCACAGCCGGAGCGCTCGGCCTGATGGAAGAGAAGCCCGAGGCGCCCATCTTTGTCATGAACGGCGACCTGCTGACCCGGGTGGACTTTCCCGGCATGCTCGACTTTCACCTCGCCCAAAAGGCCAGGGCGACCATGGCCGTGCGCAGCTTCGACATCCAGGTGCCATTTGGCGTTGTCCAGGTGGACAACCACCGGATCACCAGCATCGAGGAGAAGCCGGTCCACCAGTTTTTCGTCAACGCGGGCATCTATGTCCTGGCCCCGGACGTGGCGGCGGCCATCCCCAAGGGAAACTACCTGGACATGCCCACCCTCTTCAGCCAGCTCATGGACGCGGGCGAAACCACGGCGGCCTTCCCCATCCACGAATACTGGATGGACATCGGCAGGAAACAGGACTTCGATCAGGCCAACTGCGACTACGACATGCACTTCAAGGGCATGCCCCAGGGCCGGTAGGGGCAGCCGGATGCGCTCCCTGATCATCGGATACGGCTCCATCGGCGCACGGCACGCCCGCCTGCTCGCGGAGATGGGCCACGAGGTGCGGTGCGTGACACGCAACCCGCAGTGTCCGTTTCCGGTCTTCACCGACCTCGCCGACGCCCTGGACGGGAACATGCCGGGCCTGACCGTGATCTCCACCCCCACGGCAGACCATCACGACACCCTGCGCGCCTTGCTCGCTCACGGGTTCAGCGGCCGCATCCTGGTGGAAAAACCCCTCTTCGACCATGTTCCGGCGACCCTCCCGCCAGAGACGGCACACATTTTCGCGGCCTACAACCTGCGCCTGCACCCCCTGGTGCAGGAGGCCGCCCGGCTCCTGACCGACCGCCCAATCTTCTCGGCCCGTTTCTTTGTCGGCCAGTATCTGCCCGACTGGCGGCCCGGCACAGACTACACCGCCGGGTATTCGGCCCGGCGCGATCAGGGCGGCGGCGTGCTGCGCGACCTCTCCCACGAGCTGGACCTCGCCCTGCACCTGCTCGGCCCGTGGCGCAGGGTCGCGGCCATCGGCGGCCATTTCAGCGATCTGGCCATCGATTCGGATGATGTCTTTGACCTGCTCCTTGAGACCAGCCGCTGCCCGTCGGTGTCCATCCACCTCGACTATCTCAACCGCACCGCCCGGCGGGGGTTCGAGATCAACGCCCAGGAACTGAGCATCCACGCGGACTTCATCACCGGACGGCTCGAAGCCGAGGGGCAGGCCAAGGTTTTCGACCTCGACCGGGACGCCACCTACCGGGCACAACTTGCGGCGCTGACTTCGGGCGAGACGGCCCGGCTGTGCTCCTTTGAACAGGGGCTGGCCGTGCTCGGCCTGATCGAGGCCGCCGAACGCGCCGCAACACAGGGCCAATGGGTGACGGCATGAAGATTTTCGGATTCATCTTCGCACGCGGCGGATCCAAAGGGCTGCCCGGCAAGAACATCAAGCCCCTGGGGGGCATCCCCCTCATCGGCCATGCCATCAACGCGGCCCGCGACTCGGGGCTTGTGGACCGGATCATCGTCTCCACCGACGACCCGGCCATTGCCGCCGTGGCGCGCGAACACGGGGCCGAAGTGCCGTTCATGCGCCCGGCCAATCTGGCCCGCGACGATTCGCCGGAATGGCTCGCCTGGAGACACGCGGTCAACGAAGTCGGGGAGTTCGACGTATTCGTCTCCCTGCCGTGCACCGCGCCCCTGAGAACCGGAACGGATGTCAGACAATGCATCGAACTCTATCTGCAAGGCGACTGCGACATGGTTGTCACCACGCGCAAGGCTGAGCGGCACCCCTCGTTCAACATGGTCGTTCTGGATGATCGCGGCTACGCCTCGGTGGCCATGCCGCCCGGCGCGGCCATCACCCGGCGGCAGGACGCGCCAGTTGTCTTTGACATGA from Pseudodesulfovibrio aespoeensis Aspo-2 includes the following:
- a CDS encoding bifunctional glycosyltransferase family 2/GtrA family protein; translation: MNTVTFPRPVRFTVVVPCYNEEETLRASMERLLAIQDDRLTLEVIIVDDCSRDNSLKIARELAEERTEVVVLAHKENQGKGGALQTGFARATGEFVGVHDADLEYDPMDLRHLLVPLVDGRADAVLGSRYLNATGTRRVLYFYHTMINKGLTFVSNLFTDLDLTDMETCYKVYRRELIQSFDLQEKRFGIEPEMVSRLAQSGARVYERGISYAGRTYEEGKKIGWRDGVRALYCLFHYNAHCAPLPLQLLIYFFIGVTAAIVNTAVFLALLPAMATGMAAALAFVIAAGANYWLCIKVLFRHESRWSAPGELAVYGASVAVLCALDVGITLGLIGLGLSPLGAKLIATLIGFVLNFLARRMLVFPEKSRLNL
- a CDS encoding ArnT family glycosyltransferase; this translates as MTPINASTNDRNRTILIILGIFLLSVAVRVLTAEYIDIGGDNSEKWRQAHRLVEGLGYSVWYQQTVRWAIMLPLAGIIKAFGLNPVLAYIQPILFSSAAAVFIFLIGQRLHSRSLGLTAALATIIFPQMAQTGSQLWPGVFELGFLSLCVWLILVWLDTRSRTTLVLAALAFFLGWGSRVTMIYAAPGLALLIWLPGRNYKALFSFGAVVAALFLVEWAVFWQITGNPMGRIGIITGTHIQSAGLDITLTEYLLSFLKLSKLKGLVAVWVACLGGAVYVAARGDSRWRALALLYVIYTFLLLYMISGVSPLKLAMPVGTRFWGVVAPFGLLLLLRALFDLKEVRPRTAMALMGLVFAAFLGFTAKKIPPVNSLAQISRDYGLLAPILAERKPVLMRYEHWQPDFIEEHIIAAITGKRGTRVPREDHVLAAIHRNHARMIALFLPDVSQYDAYLEADTLTATDYTTYLFTPPGAAPDEPPAAEIIYGRKLHRAIALPR
- a CDS encoding glycosyltransferase family 9 protein codes for the protein MKDTLDLTTYEPRRILVCQLRQIGDVVLATPSIRMLRQRYPQAQIHVLTEKKCASVLENNPHIDHVWAIDKIALRNPLKALAFYARVGRSGYDLVVDFQQLPRCRWVLMFSRAPVKLTVEPSWYNRPFYTHWSKPVYGYAALCKAGVLGPLGIAWDGMPPEIWLTDKEKDWAKDFITAEGMAPERFVTVDPSHRRITRQWPARHFAGLIRLMREAHPQLKFLVLYGPGEQEVAREVADLAGEGVIVPDRMLSLREMAAVQARAALHLGNCSAPRHFAVAVGTPSLIIHGATGFGWRFPSEQHVSTTNRLDCFSCNKNHCETRQCLEECHPEECIAEALRLLTFKMA
- a CDS encoding NAD-dependent 4,6-dehydratase LegB — encoded protein: MNLSKKKILVTGADGFIGSHLVEHLVRQGHSVRAFVLYNSFNSWGWLDESAREITDAIEIFAGDIRDPNGVRESMKGCDVVLHLAALIAIPYSYHSPDTYVDTNVKGTLNVVQAARDLGVERVVHTSTSEVYGTARFVPITEDHPLQGQSPYSATKIGADQIAMSFHNAFEIPVSIIRPFNTYGPRQSARAVIPTVITQIASGTRQIKLGALTPTRDFNYVMDTVRGFEAVAASDACVGEVVNVGSGFEVSIGDTARAIAEVMGADIEIVCDQQRLRPEKSEVERLFAGNAKVLELCGWAPEFGGLDGFKRGLKLTAQWFAEPGNLRRYKSDTYNI
- a CDS encoding LegC family aminotransferase yields the protein MQRITAFIRHLYGEPDAFIPLHAPVFAGREREYLCDCVDTTFVSSVGKYVDRFEQMTADYTGAGRAVAVVNGTCALEMALRLLDVGPGDLVLTQALTFVATANAIAHTGATPVFLDSDPDTLGLSPDALLRFLQNDQATGRRVGACVPVHILGHACRIREICEICAAWNIPVVEDAAEALGSTLNGKHLGTFGQVGVLSYNGNKTITTGGGGMLLTDDPALGARAKHLTTTAKQPHPWEFRHDEPGWNFRMPNINAALGCAQMERLDDILRDKREIASAYRDFFTSFNGAQYLDAPTGCDANFWLNTVLFEDNTRRDEFLEFSNAHGVMTRPLWTLMPELPMFRDNARDDLSVARNSCDRAVNLPSGPRLRGVQS
- the neuB gene encoding N-acetylneuraminate synthase, giving the protein MSHAPVLIIAEAGVNHNGDLDIARRLIDAAARAGADAVKFQTFRADEIVTAGAQKAEYQKQASGATEPQRNESQLDMLRRLELDETAHRLLAAHCQKQGIEFLSTPFDAHSLDMLLGMGVRIIKIPSGEITNLPYLRQAGAKGRPVILSTGMATLAEIRDAVAVLEAAGTPRTAITLLHCNTQYPTPFQDANLLAVRTLAREFPDCPAGYSDHTAGIACPIAAVALGARVIEKHFTLDQTMPGPDHAASIVPDELTAMVAAIREIELALGTGVKEPSDSERANIGIARRYLVATRPIRRGEPFDATNVAAKRTGTGGVSPMRWDEIMGAPAPRDFEPGEAIEP
- the neuC gene encoding UDP-N-acetylglucosamine 2-epimerase codes for the protein MNICVFTGTRAEYGLLKPIMDRIRADNGLTLSLIVSGSHLSPRHGHTVDAILADGFTPDALVPLPLEDDTPLGTARALGVGVGEYANALERIKPDMLVVLGDRYETFACATAAALIRVPVAHLHGGETTEGAVDEFFRHAVTKMAHLHFASCEKHRQRIIQLGEHPDTVFDVGAVGVEIALSLPLLSRTELESAIGFAMGDKCLLTTYHPVTLGDDGPEQVQQFFAGLETVLGQDREVTVILTGANADPGASAIDAAAARLAGRHPGRVHAAASLGQLRYLSAMKHCAAVVGNSSSGIIEAPSLGVPTVNVGSRQQGRERAASVLDCPAKAEAVARTISRALAPPTGDIVKAARNPYEKTGTSQRIVAEIKKRGPGTVKSFHDIKPCPQGGNGEGHHS
- a CDS encoding nucleotidyltransferase family protein; the protein is MKDWRKAVIPLTATVRDAVEALTLSSVQIALVARENGHLDGVITDGDIRRGLLAGKTLKSPAREVMETNFFTARESDDPAVLLATMRERDFRQVPLLDADGCLVGLRTLMDMITPPKRDNWVVLMAGGLGQRLRPLTEDCPKPLLSVGGKPLLETILGQFVEHGFEKFYISVNYRAEMVEAHFGDGSRHNVEIRYLRENEQLGTAGALGLMEEKPEAPIFVMNGDLLTRVDFPGMLDFHLAQKARATMAVRSFDIQVPFGVVQVDNHRITSIEEKPVHQFFVNAGIYVLAPDVAAAIPKGNYLDMPTLFSQLMDAGETTAAFPIHEYWMDIGRKQDFDQANCDYDMHFKGMPQGR
- a CDS encoding Gfo/Idh/MocA family protein, translated to MRSLIIGYGSIGARHARLLAEMGHEVRCVTRNPQCPFPVFTDLADALDGNMPGLTVISTPTADHHDTLRALLAHGFSGRILVEKPLFDHVPATLPPETAHIFAAYNLRLHPLVQEAARLLTDRPIFSARFFVGQYLPDWRPGTDYTAGYSARRDQGGGVLRDLSHELDLALHLLGPWRRVAAIGGHFSDLAIDSDDVFDLLLETSRCPSVSIHLDYLNRTARRGFEINAQELSIHADFITGRLEAEGQAKVFDLDRDATYRAQLAALTSGETARLCSFEQGLAVLGLIEAAERAATQGQWVTA
- a CDS encoding acylneuraminate cytidylyltransferase family protein; this encodes MKIFGFIFARGGSKGLPGKNIKPLGGIPLIGHAINAARDSGLVDRIIVSTDDPAIAAVAREHGAEVPFMRPANLARDDSPEWLAWRHAVNEVGEFDVFVSLPCTAPLRTGTDVRQCIELYLQGDCDMVVTTRKAERHPSFNMVVLDDRGYASVAMPPGAAITRRQDAPVVFDMTTVAYVSSPRFILEHDAIFQGRVKAVEIPTERAVDIDTELDFAFAQFLLEHKQ